Part of the uncultured Anaeromusa sp. genome is shown below.
ACGTGAACAATGACGCTTGCTATCCGGCGGTGATGGTGGTGGGACAGCTTATTCAAGCATTGCAGTCCGGGAGGTACGATCCAGAGACGACGGCGCTGCTGATTTCCCAGACTGGCGGCGGCTGCAGGGCTACCAATTATATCGGCTTTTTGCGGCGGGCTTTGCGGGAAGCTGGTTTTGCCAACACGCCAGTTATTTCCGCCAACTTTGGCGGCATGGAAAGTAATCCCGGCTTTAATGTATCAGCGGGCATGGTGAAACGGCTGATTTTGGCCATGCTGTACGGTGATGTGCTGATGCGCGTACTATATCGCACACGGCCCTATGAGTCGGTGGCCGGTTCTGCGGAAAAGCTGTATGCGACATGGGTGGAACGGTGCAAACTAAATGTGGCCAATGGTGACCGTGGCCAGTTTCGCGATAATGTCCGGCGCTTAGTGGCGGACTTTGAAAAATTGCCTTTGAGGCAGGAGGAAAAACCCAAAGTAGGCCTTGTTGGCGAAATTCTTGTTAAATTTCACCCGGATGCCAATAATGACGTTGTCGGCATTATTGAGCGCGAAGGCGGCGAGGCGGTTGTGCCGGATTTGACCGATTTCATTTTGTACTGCCTATACGATGATGAATATCGTTACCAGTATTTATCGGGGAGCCGTATTGACCAACTTGTCAGCAAAGGCTATATTAAGTTAATCAATTGGTTCCGCAAAGATGTGATTCAAGCTCTGGCTCAAAGTTCGCGCTTTCGTCATATTGAGCCCATTGATGAGTTAGCGCAGAAGGTCAAGGGCATTGTCTCCTTAGGAAACCAAACCGGTGAAGGCTGGCTTTTGACCGCGGAAATGGTGGAATTGATTGAGGGCGGCGCTCCTAATATCATCTGCATGCAGCCGTTCGCTTGCCTGCCTAATCACATTACAGGCAAAGGCGTAATGAAAGAGCTGAAGCGCCGTTATGCTAAGGCCAATATAGCAGCCGTTGATTATGATCCTGGCGCCAGTGAAGTGAATCAATTGAACCGGATTAAGTTAATGATGTCTGTTGCGTTTAAGCAATTGCGCGACGAACAGCGTCGCCGGCAGCGGCCGGGACAGGAGGAGCAGCAAGCAGCGGCCAGCCTGGCTGATGTTGTTGGTGCAGAAGTACAGCCGCAAGCGGATTAAAGCAAGTCCTCTTAGGCGTAAGGAAGAAGTAGCAGGGAAAGAAGGAATAGACGGTGAAATTAAATTTTAGCAAGAAAGAATACGCTGCCTTATTGGAAATGCTGTATATGGCAGATTGGGTGCTTCATGCCCATTCCGAAGAAAAGGGCGAGTCTACGGAAGAGTATCGTTTGCTTATGCAGAAAGCATTGGAGGCTGCCAAGGATTTTAACTTGGAAGAAGCAGTGGGCCGTGATGATCGAACTGGAGAGTATTATCTTACTCGCCGTTTTGGGGAAGAAGGCCGGCCGATGCAAGAAATTGAGCGTTTTGAAAACTATACCTTTTGGGCGGAATTGGTGCATCGCTTGGGACGAAGAGATTTTATCCGTCTTTATGGCGAGGAGCGTATCAAGCAAATGAATTTGGAGGAGCGCTATCAGACAGAGTCGGAAATGCAGGTGCGCTATGATGAGGAGTTTGCCCAATATGGTTTGGAACGTCTGGAGATTATGAAGACGGCTAAGAGCGGCAACGAGCAATAAAAGGCTGCAAGGAAGCAGTCCGGCGCATGGCGCTGGACTGCTTCCTTGTCGTTAGGAAAGGTGCAAAATGAGACTATCTATGATACAATTTACTACAATGAAGATGCAATTTTACTATGAAAGATACATCGGTGAGGCGAGGAGGCGGCTGGCATGTACCGCGCAGGGAAAATAATTGTATGTTGCTTGCTGTTTTTGTTGGCGTCGGCTTCTCTGTTTGGCGAGCCGGCATTGCCGAGACCGCAGAGTTTGGCGTCGGAGGAGCGCCGCGAGGCGGTGGCGCAGCCGTTGCTTCGCTGGACGCCCATTGCAGATGCGCTACAATACGAATTGGAAATTTGGACTCGCTCGCCAGAAGAGGCTCCTGAAGGATTCGGGCCGCTTTTAAAAACCAAACAGGTTTTTCAGGCTGCGTATCAGGCTGATTTTTCCTTATGGGACGAAGAACAAACTTTATACTGGCGGGTGAGGGCTCTGGATTTGGACGGACAGCCGATCAGCCGTTTTTCTCAGAGCGAAGTGCTGCAGGTAAATCCTAAAAACAAAGGACTGCTTCGGCCTGTGCTGAACGCAGACTTCAACGCCGGCGGTATGGCCTCGCTGTTGTATCCGGTTTATACCTGGGTCATGATTCCTGGAGCCTCCGGGTATGAAGTGGAGCTTTTGACGGCGGAGCCGGAAAATCCGATAGGAACGGAAGCGTCGACATACCGTATTTGGAGTCAACGGGTGGGCGCTGTTATTGATTGTTATGACGAGCTGCCGCGCAGCAAGCCAGGCGTGTATTATTGGCGGGTGCGCGGTTTGGACGAGCAAGGAGGCCCTGTAGGCGTATGGTCGGAGACGGGGCGCTTTACGGTGGATCCTGCCAATGACGGCTGGTATTCGGCTTCTTTTGGGGATAGTATTGTCCATGGCGGCGGTTCGGTTTCTTTTTCGCCGGCTGACAAGGAATATGATTTTCAAACGTATCTTCACTTTTCACATGTGAACCTGGGGCGCAGCGGCGATACCACAGAAACCATGCTGGCTCGCTTTGACGCGGACGTATTGCCTTACAATCCGAAATACCTCTTGATTTTGGGCGGCACCAACAGTCTGCGCGGCGGCGTGCCGGCAGAGCAGGTTATCCAAGAACTAACGGAAATTGGCGAAAAATGCCGCGTTAAGGGCATTCGGCCTATTTTCCTCACCTTGCCGTCCATTAATCCGGCGGCCATTGAGCGGGTGTTTGACGAGCCAACGTCAGAAGGCTGGCGCAGCGCTTTTACTAAAGTCAATCAGTTTATTCGCCGGCAACCGTACTATATTGATTTGGAGCCTCATTTTATTGACTCCAAGGGCGTAATGCAAAACCGCCTAGCCATTGACGGACTTCATCCCGGCTTGGAGGGTAAAGAACTTATGGCGCAAATCATCGAGCGGAATTGGGTGCGGGTTACGCGTTAAACGAAATTACGATCGTGTAAGATGAGAAAAAGCTTTACAAAATGGCGGATGTGCCGGATAATAAATAAAGACCTGGTTCTAAAACCAGGTCTAAAAGAAGGCGTCTCCGGCAGATGATTATTTGCCTGGATGCTTCATCGTGGTAGGAATAAAGGAGTGTAATCATGCAACGAGTGGTGATCCGGGGGACTGGGCATTACGTGCCGCAAAGGCGCTTGACGAATGAAGACTTGACTCGTATGGTCGATACAACCGAGGAGTGGATACTTTCGCGTACCGGTATTTCCGAACGGCGTATCGCCGCACCGGAAGAGGCTACATCCGATCTGGCTTTGGCGGCTGCTCGGGCGGCTTTAGAAGACGCCGGCATGGCGGCGCAGGATTTGGATCTGATTTTGGTCGCCACAGTAAGCGGTGATTATCCGTTTCCGGCCGTAGCCTGCCTTTTGCATCATCAACTGGGCTGTTTGCCCCGTACGGCTGCGTTCGATGTCAGCGCAACTTGTGTGGGCTTTTTGACGGCGTTGCAGGTTGCCGAGCAGTATATACGTTGCGGCACCCATAAAAACATATTGGTAATCGGCGCGGAAGCGCTGTCTCGTTTTACTGATTATGAGGACCGCGGCACTTGTATTTTATTTTCCGATGGCGCTGGCGCAGCTATTCTATCCAGGGGCGAGGAAAAAGACGGCGCAGGGATTTTGCATACGTTACTGCGCGCTGACGGTCAATACGCTGACCTGCTCTACATTCCCGGCGGCGGCAGCCGCGAACCGGCCGGAAAAAATAAAATGGCCATGGATGGAAATAAAATTTTCAAGTTGGCGGTCAACGCCATGACGCAGGCGGTAAAGGAAGCCTTGGCGGCTACCAATCTGACGATTGACGATATCGATTGGGTGGTGCCTCATCAGGCCAATCAACGTATTATTGATGCGGTTGCCAGACATTTGTCACTGCCGATGGACAAGGTTGTGTGCACGGTTCGTGAGTATGGCAATAATTCGGCGGCTACTATCCCGCTGGCTTTTGATTTGGCGATTAAGGAAGGGAAGATTCAGCGCGGCCAAAAAGTGCTTTTAACGGCTTTTGGCGGCGGCTTGGTTTGGGGCGCGGCCATTTTAGAATATTGATTAACCAAAGCAGGCGAGAGCAATCATCTCCGCCTGCTTTTTTGCGGCTTTCTTTTTCGATTTGCATAAAACGTCGGCTCTCAGGCCGGGATTATGATAAAATAATAGTGTCAGGAAATGACGGATGATCATGGTGGGGTGGAAACATGTATAAATTGGCTCATGTCGGTCTTGTAGTGAAAAATGCAGATGTTTCTAAAGCCTTTTATCAACAGGCGCTTGGTTGTGAAGTGGAAAATGTGTATCAAGACGAGCGGATTAAATTAGTCTTTCTCAACGCGGGAGGACAAATCATAGAACTGGTGCAGCGGCTGCAGCAAGAGCCGGCGGAACGCCAGGATGGCGTAGTGGATCATTTGGCGTTTTGGGTACCGGATGTGGTGGTAGAAATGGAGCGTTTGCGTTCGCTTGGCATTATGCCGTTAACCGAGCAGCCGGCTTCGTTAGGGAAAAGTTTGCAGAACTTTTTCTTCTTAGGGCCAGATGGAGAACGGGTGGAATTTATGCAGGGGTCGCTGTTTTAGGCGGTTTTCTACTGGCGAATATTGCTTTTGCTGGGCTAAACTGTAAAAAGTAAGAGAAATTGGCGAAAAACAAGGAGGGGCAGATGGTTTTTGACAGTCATTGTCATACCGTATTTTCTACGGATTCGCGCATGACCTTGGAGGAGGCTATGGAGGCTGCGGCGACAAAGGAAATCGGCCTGATTATTACGGAACACATGGATTATGATTATCCCCAGCCGGAAGCGTTTCTTTTTGAGCCGCAAGAGTATTTGGCAGCCTATGCGCCCTATCGCAGCGAAAAGCTGATGCTGGGGGTGGAGATCGGCATGCGCGCCGAGTGCAAGGCGGCCAATCGGACGCTGCTTGAGAGCCATCCTTTTGATCAAGTTATCGGTTCGATTCATGTCGTGGAAGGCATGGATATTTATGATGCGGCGTTTTATAAAGGACGCAGCAAACGGGATGTTTACTGCCGTTACTTTGAAGCTATGCTGCAATGCGTGGAAGAATATGATTTTATTGACGCCTTGGGACATATCGACTATATTGCCCGCTATGCGCGGTATGAGGATACGGAAGTGTATTACGGCGAATATATGGATCTGATTGATGCGATTCTTCTGGTCGTTGCCGGGCGTGAAACGGCATTAGAAATCAACACGAGACGCTTGGAGTCGCCGCTGCGCTTGCGGCAGCTATTGCCTATTTATGAGCGCTTTGCCGCTTTAGGAGGCCGCTTTGTGACGATTGGCTCTGATGCGCACAAGCCGGAGGATGTGGGGCGTTGGTTGCGCAAGGGGCTGGCGATAGCGGAGTTTGCCGGTTTGCAGCCTGTGTATTATCGGGAAAGACGACGCTATGGGTATGATGACAAGGTGTTAGTTTAAGGAGGTAGGCAATATGCAACAAATCATTTTGGGCGGTGACAGCTTATGGCTGGGGCGCGGCGCTGTGAAGGAATTGGGGACGCTGCAGGCTAAAAGGGCATTTATTGTAACCGGCGGCTCTTCCATGAAACGCTACGGCTTTTTAGAACAGGCGGAAGTGGCGTTGCGTTCGACGGGGTGTGAAGTCTATTTGCATGAGGGCGTTCCGGCCAATCCGGATACGGAAGCTGTCTTGGCCGGCGTGCGGGCCATGCGGGAGTTTCAGCCGGATCTGGTGCTGGCAATGGGCGGCGGATCGCCTATTGACGCGGCTAAAGTGATGACGTTGTTTTACGAGTATCCGGAGCTTACTTTTGCAGCAGCCAGAGAAGGCAGGCTGCCGCAGAAAAGGCAGCGGACCCGGCTGGTGGTGGCGCCGTCTACTTCCGGTACAGGGAGCGAAGTCACTTGGGCGGCGGTAGTCACGTTCCGGGAAGACGAAATTAAAATTGGCTTGAAGAGCAATGCGTTTATTCCGGATATCGCTATCTTGGATCCGGAATTGACGCTGACTATGCCGGCGGCCGTGGCGGCGGAGACCGGCATGGATGCAGTGACGCATGCGGTGGAAAGCTACTTAAATAAAAAACGCAATCCTTTTAGCGATTGCCTGGCGAAAGAGGCGGTTGCCGGATTGCTGCGGCACTTGGGAGCTTCTTGCGGCGGCGATGAAGAAGCGCGGGAAGAAGTTCACTATTTGCAATGTATGGCTGGCTTGGCCTTTCACAATACCGGTCTGGGCCTGTCTCACGGCATTGCGCATGCTATTGGAGGGCGTTACGGCCTGGGACACGGTCTGATCAACGCCATTGCGCTGCCGTATGTTTTGCGTTACAATCGCCGCGACGACTGGGCCAAAGGGCGTGAGCAAGAGCTGGCCAAGGCGGCGCAAGTGCCGGATTTGGCGGAGGCGTTGCTAAAATTGCGCCGTGCCGTGGCCATTCCGCACTCCTTTGCGGATGTGTTGTCGCTTCGAGAATGGCAGGATGGCTTGGAAAGTGTTACTGCAAAGGCGCTGTTGGGTTCGACGCAGGTGAACCCAGCGGAAATCAATGCAGAAGAAATGAGAAAACTTTTGAACATGATTTACGACGGGCGTCTTGATGACGTAGCGCTTATTTGATCACGATGTTGTATTTGCTGAAAATCGTATATGCTACATTTTTATTGCCTCCAGGCTGCTTTTTAGTCTGCTTTGCAGGGCTGGGATGGTGGCTTTGGCGCAAAAAAGAACGCACGGCGGCAGGGCTGCTGTTAGGGATGACCTTTTTGTTGTATGCAGCTTCGACTCCTGCGGTGTCGGAGGCTCTTGTACGCTCGTTGGAGGAACGATATGAGCCTACAGCGGCGATGGCGCAAGGCGATGTGCTGGTAGTACTCGGAGGCGGCGCCACGCAAGACACCCCAAATGTCCAAGGTGAAGGACATTTGGCCGGCCACGCGGCTAACCGTCTTCTGACGGCCTACCAATTGTATCGTTTAGAACCGAGGCCTATTATCTTTTCCGGTGGACAGGTGTTTGCCGGCACTGGCTGTGAAGCGGCGGTAGCTAAACACATCCTGCAAAGTTTAGGCGTGCCGGAGAGAGACATTTTGGTA
Proteins encoded:
- a CDS encoding histidinol phosphate phosphatase, with product MVFDSHCHTVFSTDSRMTLEEAMEAAATKEIGLIITEHMDYDYPQPEAFLFEPQEYLAAYAPYRSEKLMLGVEIGMRAECKAANRTLLESHPFDQVIGSIHVVEGMDIYDAAFYKGRSKRDVYCRYFEAMLQCVEEYDFIDALGHIDYIARYARYEDTEVYYGEYMDLIDAILLVVAGRETALEINTRRLESPLRLRQLLPIYERFAALGGRFVTIGSDAHKPEDVGRWLRKGLAIAEFAGLQPVYYRERRRYGYDDKVLV
- a CDS encoding VOC family protein, whose protein sequence is MYKLAHVGLVVKNADVSKAFYQQALGCEVENVYQDERIKLVFLNAGGQIIELVQRLQQEPAERQDGVVDHLAFWVPDVVVEMERLRSLGIMPLTEQPASLGKSLQNFFFLGPDGERVEFMQGSLF
- a CDS encoding beta-ketoacyl-ACP synthase III — protein: MQRVVIRGTGHYVPQRRLTNEDLTRMVDTTEEWILSRTGISERRIAAPEEATSDLALAAARAALEDAGMAAQDLDLILVATVSGDYPFPAVACLLHHQLGCLPRTAAFDVSATCVGFLTALQVAEQYIRCGTHKNILVIGAEALSRFTDYEDRGTCILFSDGAGAAILSRGEEKDGAGILHTLLRADGQYADLLYIPGGGSREPAGKNKMAMDGNKIFKLAVNAMTQAVKEALAATNLTIDDIDWVVPHQANQRIIDAVARHLSLPMDKVVCTVREYGNNSAATIPLAFDLAIKEGKIQRGQKVLLTAFGGGLVWGAAILEY
- a CDS encoding YdcF family protein, encoding MLYLLKIVYATFLLPPGCFLVCFAGLGWWLWRKKERTAAGLLLGMTFLLYAASTPAVSEALVRSLEERYEPTAAMAQGDVLVVLGGGATQDTPNVQGEGHLAGHAANRLLTAYQLYRLEPRPIIFSGGQVFAGTGCEAAVAKHILQSLGVPERDILVEDQSRNTTENALFVQKLLQEKGFRQPVLVTSAFHMDRSVKQFAKIGVATHPYPAGYMVNRHAIFEPRKLVPSADSLADTSLALKEHIALLAVRWY
- a CDS encoding GDSL-type esterase/lipase family protein, which translates into the protein MYRAGKIIVCCLLFLLASASLFGEPALPRPQSLASEERREAVAQPLLRWTPIADALQYELEIWTRSPEEAPEGFGPLLKTKQVFQAAYQADFSLWDEEQTLYWRVRALDLDGQPISRFSQSEVLQVNPKNKGLLRPVLNADFNAGGMASLLYPVYTWVMIPGASGYEVELLTAEPENPIGTEASTYRIWSQRVGAVIDCYDELPRSKPGVYYWRVRGLDEQGGPVGVWSETGRFTVDPANDGWYSASFGDSIVHGGGSVSFSPADKEYDFQTYLHFSHVNLGRSGDTTETMLARFDADVLPYNPKYLLILGGTNSLRGGVPAEQVIQELTEIGEKCRVKGIRPIFLTLPSINPAAIERVFDEPTSEGWRSAFTKVNQFIRRQPYYIDLEPHFIDSKGVMQNRLAIDGLHPGLEGKELMAQIIERNWVRVTR
- a CDS encoding iron-containing alcohol dehydrogenase — protein: MQQIILGGDSLWLGRGAVKELGTLQAKRAFIVTGGSSMKRYGFLEQAEVALRSTGCEVYLHEGVPANPDTEAVLAGVRAMREFQPDLVLAMGGGSPIDAAKVMTLFYEYPELTFAAAREGRLPQKRQRTRLVVAPSTSGTGSEVTWAAVVTFREDEIKIGLKSNAFIPDIAILDPELTLTMPAAVAAETGMDAVTHAVESYLNKKRNPFSDCLAKEAVAGLLRHLGASCGGDEEAREEVHYLQCMAGLAFHNTGLGLSHGIAHAIGGRYGLGHGLINAIALPYVLRYNRRDDWAKGREQELAKAAQVPDLAEALLKLRRAVAIPHSFADVLSLREWQDGLESVTAKALLGSTQVNPAEINAEEMRKLLNMIYDGRLDDVALI